In Ramlibacter sp., the sequence CAGCGAGCAACGTCGTCCCTGGTGTCTGAACCCTGAGGGCCCGCGCAGCCAGCGGTTGTTTCATCACCAAAGGCTTTACCGTGGTTGCTCGCCCGAATTCCCCGTTTCCCCTCCGAAAACTTCCGTGCCTCATGGCCCTGGCCTGGGGCGCTTCGCTGGGCGCGCACGCGCAGACCGCGTCCCTGCAGCAGGTGGCCGTGGCGGGCGGGCTGAAAGAGGTCGTCATCAGCGGCTCGCGCAACGAGCAGGACCCCGACGAACTGCCCGCCAGCATTGACGTGCTGAACCGCAAGGCGCTGGAAGAAAAGCAGATTCGCGACATCCGCGACGCGGCGCGCGACATCCCCAACGTGTCGGTGCAGCGCGCGCCGGCGCGTTTCACGGCGGCAGGCTCGAGCACCGGGCGGGACGGCAACGCCGGCTTCAACATCCGCGGCCTGGATGGCAACCGGGTGCTGATGCTGGTGGACGGCATCCGCCAGCCACGCAGCTATGTGTTCAGCGCCAACGCTTTCGGGCGCGACTACCTGGACCTCGGCCTGGTGCAGCGGGTGGAGATCGTCAAGGGCGCGACCTCCGCGCTCTATGGCTCCGACGGCATGGGCGGGCTGGTCAACTTCATCACCAGCGATCCGGGCAACTTTCTCGCACCCGGCAAAACACTGGGCGGCACCGCCAGCGTGGGCCATGACGGTGACACCCATGGCAGGAACCTGGGTGCCACGCTGGCCGGCCGCGTCAATGACAGCGTGCAGTGGTTGCTGGGCGGCAACCTGAGCCGCTCCAGCGGGCTGGACACCATGGGGACGAACGACGCCGCCAATGTGGACCGCACCACCCCCAACCCGGAAAAAGACCGGGGCCAGGCGCTGCTGGGCAAGCTGGTCATCACGCCCGGCGGCGGGCAAAAGCATGTGATCACCCTGGAGCATGTGGAAAAAAAGGCCAGCTACAACCTGCTGTCGGCCGTGGCCAAGCCGCCGCTGGCCGCCACTTCCACACTCGCGGCCGATTCGTTCACCGACATGAAGCGCGACCGCCTCACCTGGAATGGAACCTGGCGGCTGAATGCCGCCGTGGCGGATGAACTCCAGGCCACGCTGAGCTACCAGCGCGCCGATTCGCGCGAGTACGTGGCCGAAGACCGCAACACCGCGGCCGACCGGGTGCGCGACACCACCTACAACGAGCGCACGCTGCAGGCCAACCTGCAGGCCGGCAAGGTCATCCGCATGGGGCAGGGCTGGGCCCAGAAGTTCACTTACGGCCTGGACCACACGCGGGCTGATCTTGTCAACCTGCAGACCGGCGTGACGCCGGCCTTTGGCGAGAGCTTCCCGCTCAAGCGGTTCCCGGACACGAAGGAGGCCAGCACGGCGGTGTATGTGCAGGACGAGATCATCGGCGGGCCGTGGAGCATCACGCCCGGCGTGCGCCTTGACCGTTTCAGCCTGGACGCCGCGCAGGCCGGCTTCTCGCCGCCCGCCACCACCCCGGCGGCGTCGATTTCGGGCTCGGCGATCTCGCCCAAGCTGGGCGTGCTGTACCGCGTGACACCGCAATGGAGCCTGTACGGCAACTACGCCCGGGGCTTCAAGGCGCCCAACGCGAACCAGGTCAACGGCTTCTTCGAAAACCTGGTGGCCTTCTACAAGACGGTGCCCAACCCCAGCCTCAAGCCCGAGAAAAGCCGCAACGTCGAGCTGGGCGCGCGGGGCCGGCTCGACAAGCTGTCACTTGACGTGGCGGCCTTCGCGGGGCGCTACCGCGACTTCATCGAGGAGTACCGTCAGGTGGGTGGTGCCGGCGTGCCGGGCAACCCCATCGTGTTCCAGACGGTGAACATCGGCAACGTCCGCATCAGCGGCTTCGAGGTCAAGGGCAACGTGCAATGGGGCCGGGCGGCCGGCGGGCAATGGAGTTCCGCCTTCGGCTATGGCCGGACCCGGGGCACCGACAGCACGACCGGCCTGCCGGTCAACTCCATCAACCCGTCCCGGCTGAATGCCGGCCTGAAGTACGACGCCGCCGCTTTCAGCGTGCGGATGGACCTGACCCATCGCGCGGCCAAGAAGGGCGGCGACATTGACCAGGCGTCGGCGGTGGCGCCTCCCGCCACGCAGTTCGCCACGCCGGCTGCCATCACGCTGGACCTGAGCGGCCAGTGGCGCATCCGCAAGGACCTGCGCCTGAACCTGGGCCTGTTCAACCTGACCGACAAAAAGTACTGGAACTGGTCGGATGTGCGCGGCCTGGCCTCCGGCTCCAGCGTGGCCGATGCCTACACCCAGCCCGGGCGCTACCTGCGGGTGTCGCTGGTGGCTGATTTCTGAGGAGATTTTCATGAACACCGATACCGGAATGAACGCCGACGAGGAATACCGCCTGCCCTGCGCCGAGGCGCTGCTGGCCAGCACGCTGGCCCTGATGACGGGCTTTGCCCAGGGGTGCTGCGACCCCCGCCGTGAACGGATGGCCGCCAAGGTCGTGAGCCAGCTCGCGCAGTTGGCCGGGCACCCCGTTCTGTCGGCCGAGTTCCGCACCATGCTCTGGAACCTGCGCGGGCACTGGCAGGCACAGCTTGACCAGGCCCAGGCCCTTTCTGCCGGCGAGCAGGACCGCAGGCTGTGGCATGTCTCACCCTCTTCACTCAATTGACTGTTACCTCCGGGCACACCATGAACGCCATCACACTGAGAAAAGACTTTGCCGCCGCGCGGGCCACCGGACTGCGGGCCCGGGATGCCGCCGCTGCGATCGGGGTGAGCGAGGGCGAAGCTGTCGCCGCCCATGCCGGGACGCACGACGGCCCGCTGCAGGCGGTCGCGCTGCAGGGCCCATGGATGGATCTGCTGCACGCCCTGTCCCTGTGCGGCCCGGTGCTGGCCCTCACGCGCAATGAAACCACCGTGCACGAGAAGACCGGCGTTTATGAAAACCTGTCGGCCAGCGGGCACATGGGCCTGGCGTTGGGTGAGGCCATCGATCTGCGCCTTTTTCTTGACCGCTGGCACGCCGGGTATGCCGTGACCGAGGCCGCCGCCAACCCGGGCAACCCACCCTCGCTGAGCCTGCAGTTCTTTGATGCCAGTGGCGTCGCCGTGCACAAGATTTTTGCGCGCGAGCAGACCGACCGCGATGCCTTCGAGACCGTCATGCGCCATTTCGGCGAGCCATCGCTGGCCAGCGTGTTCGTGGTGCCTGATCGCAAGCCTGTGCCGGGGCCTGACAGCGGCATTGACGTCAAGGGCCTGTCAGAGGCCTGGGCGGCCATGACGGACACGCACCAGTTTTTCGGCCTGCTGCGGAAGTTTGCGGTGGAGCGCCAGCAGAGCTTTCGCCTGACCGAGGGGCGTTTCACCGCGCGTGCTTCGAGCCGTGCGGTGCGGGAGTTGCTGCAGGAGGCGGCGTTCGACGGCACGCCCATCATGGTGTTCGTCGGCAGTCCCGGGTGCATCCAGATCCACAGCGGGCCCGTCACGCGCGTCGAGCCGATGGAAATCAAGGGGGTGCACTGGCTCAACGTGCTGGACCCGGGTTTCAACCTGCACCTGCGCGAGGACTTGATCGAGCATGTCTGGGTGGTCGAGAAGCCCACCTCCGATGGCGTGGTGACCTCGATCGAGGCGTTTGACGCGGAAGGCGGGCTCATGGCCATGTTCTTTGGCGCGCGCAAGCCCGGCCAGCCCGAGCGCGAAGGGTGGCGCCGGATCGTCAGGGATTTGTCGCGTCTTGACGGGGTGGCGGCATGAAGCGGCGCGAACTGCTGGCGACCGCAACGATCCTTGTTGCCACGGGGCCGCGGCAGGCCCTGGCGCAGCCGTCCCCGCGCCTTGCGCGCCTGGTCACCGTCAGCGGCGCCATTACCGAGGTGGTCTACCTGCTGGGCGCCCAGGCGCAGCTCGTGGGCACCGACACCACCAGCCTCTACCCGGCCGCGGCGCTCAGGACGCCCAAGGTCGGCTACATGCGCCAGTTGTCGGCCGAAGGCGTCTTGTCGCTGCGGCCCGATGCGGTGATCGCCACCACCGAGGCCGGGCCGCCGGTGGTGATGGACCAGTTGCGCAGCGCCGGCGTGAAGGTCGAACTGGTCCAGGCCGACCACAGCTGGAACGAGGTGCGCGCCAAGGTGCTGGCCGTGGGCCGCGCGGCCGGCCGTGAACCGCAGGCGCAGGCCCTGCAGGCCCGGCTGGATGCCGACTGGGACGCCGTCCAGGCGCGGGTCGAGGCGCGTGTCCAGGCGGGTGGCGGCGCGCGGCCCCGCGTGCTGTTCATCCTGTCGCACAGCGCGAGCCCGCAGGTGGCAGGACAGCACACGGCGGCTGACGCGCTGATCCGCTATGCCGGTGGCCGCAATGCCATCGGCGGCTTCGAGGGCTACCGCCCCATGACCGCCGAGGCCATGGCCGCTGCCGCGCCCGATGTCATCCTGACCACGCAGCAGGGCATCGACGCCATGGGCGGCGAGGCGAGCTTCTGGCAGCGCCCCGAACTGGCGCTGACGCCGGCTTACCGCCGCCGGTCGCTGATCACGCTGGACGCCTTGCTGCTGCTGGGCTTTGGCCCGCGCCTGCCACAGGCGGTGCGCGAGGTGCACGACAGGCTGGCGGCTGCATGAGCGACCGGGATCGGCTCCCCGCACTGGCCATTCCGGTGCTTCGCACCGCGCGACTGGCGCGCACGCAACGCCTGTACCAGGAGGCGCTGGGCTTTACCCTGGCGCAAGAGGTGCCCGGCGTGGTCGCGCTGCTGCGCCATGGCCCGCTGTGCCTGCAGCTGTGGCAGCACGGTCAGCTGCCGCAGCCCGATTGCTGCCGCATTCCGCTGGACGGGCCGGACCTGGACATCTTCCAGTGCCACGCCCGGCTGGCGGCCTCGGCGCGGGCCTGGATCGACGACGCCCCGCGCCTCAAGCCCTGGGGCGCCTGGGAGTTCTG encodes:
- a CDS encoding TonB-dependent hemoglobin/transferrin/lactoferrin family receptor; translation: MALAWGASLGAHAQTASLQQVAVAGGLKEVVISGSRNEQDPDELPASIDVLNRKALEEKQIRDIRDAARDIPNVSVQRAPARFTAAGSSTGRDGNAGFNIRGLDGNRVLMLVDGIRQPRSYVFSANAFGRDYLDLGLVQRVEIVKGATSALYGSDGMGGLVNFITSDPGNFLAPGKTLGGTASVGHDGDTHGRNLGATLAGRVNDSVQWLLGGNLSRSSGLDTMGTNDAANVDRTTPNPEKDRGQALLGKLVITPGGGQKHVITLEHVEKKASYNLLSAVAKPPLAATSTLAADSFTDMKRDRLTWNGTWRLNAAVADELQATLSYQRADSREYVAEDRNTAADRVRDTTYNERTLQANLQAGKVIRMGQGWAQKFTYGLDHTRADLVNLQTGVTPAFGESFPLKRFPDTKEASTAVYVQDEIIGGPWSITPGVRLDRFSLDAAQAGFSPPATTPAASISGSAISPKLGVLYRVTPQWSLYGNYARGFKAPNANQVNGFFENLVAFYKTVPNPSLKPEKSRNVELGARGRLDKLSLDVAAFAGRYRDFIEEYRQVGGAGVPGNPIVFQTVNIGNVRISGFEVKGNVQWGRAAGGQWSSAFGYGRTRGTDSTTGLPVNSINPSRLNAGLKYDAAAFSVRMDLTHRAAKKGGDIDQASAVAPPATQFATPAAITLDLSGQWRIRKDLRLNLGLFNLTDKKYWNWSDVRGLASGSSVADAYTQPGRYLRVSLVADF
- a CDS encoding hemin-degrading factor is translated as MNAITLRKDFAAARATGLRARDAAAAIGVSEGEAVAAHAGTHDGPLQAVALQGPWMDLLHALSLCGPVLALTRNETTVHEKTGVYENLSASGHMGLALGEAIDLRLFLDRWHAGYAVTEAAANPGNPPSLSLQFFDASGVAVHKIFAREQTDRDAFETVMRHFGEPSLASVFVVPDRKPVPGPDSGIDVKGLSEAWAAMTDTHQFFGLLRKFAVERQQSFRLTEGRFTARASSRAVRELLQEAAFDGTPIMVFVGSPGCIQIHSGPVTRVEPMEIKGVHWLNVLDPGFNLHLREDLIEHVWVVEKPTSDGVVTSIEAFDAEGGLMAMFFGARKPGQPEREGWRRIVRDLSRLDGVAA
- a CDS encoding ABC transporter substrate-binding protein, with amino-acid sequence MKRRELLATATILVATGPRQALAQPSPRLARLVTVSGAITEVVYLLGAQAQLVGTDTTSLYPAAALRTPKVGYMRQLSAEGVLSLRPDAVIATTEAGPPVVMDQLRSAGVKVELVQADHSWNEVRAKVLAVGRAAGREPQAQALQARLDADWDAVQARVEARVQAGGGARPRVLFILSHSASPQVAGQHTAADALIRYAGGRNAIGGFEGYRPMTAEAMAAAAPDVILTTQQGIDAMGGEASFWQRPELALTPAYRRRSLITLDALLLLGFGPRLPQAVREVHDRLAAA